From one Anopheles bellator chromosome 1, idAnoBellAS_SP24_06.2, whole genome shotgun sequence genomic stretch:
- the LOC131211530 gene encoding zwei Ig domain protein zig-8-like yields the protein MHVANVLRASCIFWVSVSSNMMMTTTTEESAAFQPYFDFDVPRNLTVTVGQTGFLHCRVERLGDKDVAWIRKRDLHILTMGASTYTSDQRFQVLRPESSVNWTLQIKYPQVRDSGVYECQINTEPKMSLSYTLNVIELRARILGPSDIFIKSGSEITLVCAIQQGPHELGTVFWYKGNTLVESSTQENDYLAGENRRISIETDWTDVLTSRLRIKRAVQSDTGNYTCVPTMAKSASVYAHVISGEHPAAMQHNSAASDPRPVVLHALYVLLSLLVLIPVHLPSTGPKMMKSSGPGGHRQKETCTEGSTGSSSSEVSIVFCCSTHTFHAYPS from the exons TTTCCGTTAGCTCGAACATGATGATGACCACCACGACCGAGGAGTCGGCAGCCTTCCAGCCCTACTTTGACTTTGACGTGCCCCGCAACCTCACCGTGACCGTAGGTCAGACCGGTTTCCTGCACTGTCGGGTGGAGCGACTCGGTGATAAGGAT GTGGCCTGGATAAGGAAACGTGACCTACACATACTGACGATGGGTGCTTCAACGTACACTTCCGATCAGCGATTTCAG GTTTTACGACCGGAAAGCTCCGTCAATTGGACGTTGCAGATTAAGTATCCTCAAGTTCGCGACTCCGGCGTGTACGAGTGCCAAATCAACACCGAGCCGAAAATGTCCCTGTCCTACACGCTCAACGTAATCG AGCTGCGGGCGCGAATCCTGGGACCGTCGGACATATTTATCAAATCGGGCAGCGAGATTACACTGGTCTGTGCCATCCAGCAGGGCCCACACGAGCTGGGTACCGTCTTCTGGTACAAGG GAAACACGCTCGTCGAGTCGTCCACGCAGGAAAACGACTATCTTGCGGGTGAAAACCGACGGATTTCCATCGAGACCGATTGGACAGACGTCCTGACGTCCAG ATTAAGGATAAAGCGTGCGGTCCAGAGCGATACCGGCAACTATACCTGCGTCCCGACGATGGCCAAGTCGGCGAGCGTGTACGCTCATGTAATTAGCG GAGAGCATCCTGCGGCGATGCAACACAATTCAGCAGCATCGGACCCGCGGCCAGTGGTGCTGCACGCGCTGTACGTCCTTTTATCGCTTCTCGTGCTAATTCCGGTGCATCTGCCGAGCACGGGCCCGAAGATGATGAAgtcgtccggtccgggaggGCACCGGCAGAAAGAAACCTGCACCGAaggcagcaccggcagcagctcaTCAGAAGTGTCGATCGTTTTTTGCTGCAGTACCCACACTTTCCACGCGTACCCGAGCTAA
- the LOC131215500 gene encoding E3 ubiquitin-protein ligase MARCHF3-like: protein MQTPSVADAVPAKCPGSLDGIDRTDSQQSEVGRFDESRASSTDSVLCRICQSSSDEQNSMISPCLCKGTMKYVHQECLELWLNRSGLTSCELCLHTFQTHEALRYGCCESVLVWYRNPDHRNLLMSDLMIYFIMSFVCFMLTLVSVLVLRFQDYEHNPFAEQIAKIAAISFLSLVILAYVGNVLIIARDHIFPWYRWWKSARCVRLSVREFSRYPDESV from the exons ATGCAGACTCCGTCGGTCGCAGACGCCGTGCCGGCGAAGTGCCCCGGTTCGCTGGACGGTATCGATAGAACCGACTCGCAGCAGTCGGAAGTGGGCCGATTTGACGAATCGCGTGCCAGCAGCACGGACTCGGTGCTGTGCCGCATTTGTCAGAGCTCGAGCGACGAGCAGAATAG CATGATATCGCCGTGCCTGTGCAAGGGTACGATGAAGTATGTTCATCAGGAGTGCCTGGAGCTGTGGCTGAACCGTTCCGGACTCACCAGCTGCGAGCTGTGTTTGCACACATTTCAAACCCATGAAGCACTGAG aTATGGATGCTGCGAGTCGGTGCTGGTATGGTACCGGAACCCCGACCATCGCAACCTTTTGATG TCCGATCTTATGATTTATTTCATCatgtcgtttgtttgcttcatgCTAACACTGGTGAGCGTGCTGGTGCTACGGTTCCAGGACTACGAGCACAACCCATTCGCCGAGCAGATCGCTAAAATAGCGGCCATTTCCTTCCTGTCTTTGGTT ATTCTTGCCTACGTCGGCAACGTTCTAATTATTGCGCGGGATCACATTTTTCCCTGGTATCG CTGGTGGAAGTCGGCGAGATGTGTGCGGCTGTCCGTTCGAGAATTTTCCCGCTATCCGGACGAATCCGTGTAG